A stretch of Blastocatellia bacterium DNA encodes these proteins:
- a CDS encoding carboxylesterase family protein, which translates to MVLRRAVLAFIAILCLFLTNNLFVNSANTNNLSKSKAEITKNIELSNVFMTEEGPVRGEVLENSTVFRGIPYAAAPVGNLRWKPPQAAEMRTDIFDAVSFGSPCAQPQRGQTVGSEDCLFLNIWTPKTLTTDLKPVMLFIHGGGNITQSGDQRINGELIYDGQPFAEKAGVVLVNINYRLGPLGFLAHPALTMEDANGSSGNYGILDQLAALQWVKKNLSNFGGDPDNITILVNLLAEVMFLL; encoded by the coding sequence ATGGTTCTACGAAGGGCTGTTTTAGCCTTTATTGCTATCTTATGTTTATTTTTAACCAATAATTTATTTGTTAACTCTGCTAATACAAACAACTTATCAAAATCCAAAGCTGAAATAACAAAAAACATAGAATTAAGTAATGTATTTATGACTGAAGAAGGCCCGGTACGTGGGGAAGTTTTAGAAAACTCTACAGTCTTTCGCGGAATCCCTTATGCTGCTGCTCCTGTTGGAAATTTGCGTTGGAAACCACCTCAAGCAGCAGAAATGCGCACAGATATCTTTGATGCAGTAAGTTTTGGCTCACCCTGCGCACAACCCCAACGAGGACAAACTGTTGGCAGTGAAGATTGTTTATTCTTAAACATTTGGACACCTAAAACATTAACCACTGACCTAAAACCAGTGATGCTTTTTATTCATGGTGGTGGTAATATTACTCAATCAGGAGATCAAAGAATTAATGGAGAATTAATTTATGATGGTCAACCTTTTGCTGAAAAAGCTGGTGTGGTACTAGTAAATATTAATTATCGTTTAGGCCCACTAGGATTTCTTGCTCACCCTGCCCTAACAATGGAAGATGCTAATGGTAGCTCTGGTAACTATGGGATTTTAGACCAATTGGCCGCGCTTCAATGGGTAAAGAAAAATCTTTCTAATTTTGGTGGTGATCCAGATAATATTACAATTTTGGTGAATCTGCTGGCGGAAGTGATGTTTCTACTTTAG
- the thiC gene encoding phosphomethylpyrimidine synthase ThiC has translation MNQQEFKIPRREIKLSDGEPSFYLYDTAGPQGYDVKEGLPKLRAEWIKKRKERGDTNFSQMHYARLGEITEEMRYIALRENVSPEFVRDEVARGRAIIPANINHPESEPMIIGRNFLVKINANIGNSAVASSIEEEVDKMKWSVKWGADTVMDLSTGKNIKETREWILRNSPVPIGTVPIYQALEKVDGQVEKLNIDIFMETLVEQAEQGVDYFTIHAGVLLRYIPLTAKRLTGIVSRGGSILAKWCLAHHKENFLYTEFDRICELMKKYDISFSLGDGLRPGSIADANDAAQFAELDTLGELTKIAWKHDVQVMIEGPGHVPLHLIKENVDRQMEVCHEAPFYTLGPLVTDIAPGYDHITSAIGAAMIGWYGTAMLCYVTPKEHLGLPNKEDVKQGVIAYKIAAHAADLAKNHPGAKERDNALSKARFEFRWRDQFNLSLDPETALAYHDETLPAEGAKEAHFCSMCGPKFCSMKITQDVRDYAAQVGVNEEEALNVGMKEKAQEFVALTRGGSK, from the coding sequence ATGAATCAACAAGAATTCAAAATTCCCCGCCGAGAAATAAAGCTGTCTGATGGTGAACCATCTTTTTATTTATATGATACAGCAGGCCCCCAAGGTTATGACGTTAAAGAAGGCTTACCAAAGCTAAGAGCAGAATGGATTAAAAAACGTAAAGAGCGTGGCGATACAAACTTTTCTCAAATGCACTATGCCCGTCTTGGTGAAATTACTGAGGAAATGCGCTATATTGCTCTTAGAGAAAATGTTTCTCCTGAGTTTGTACGCGATGAAGTAGCTCGTGGTCGTGCCATCATTCCTGCCAATATTAACCATCCAGAAAGCGAACCAATGATAATTGGACGTAATTTTTTGGTCAAAATTAATGCTAATATTGGTAATTCTGCTGTAGCTTCTTCAATAGAAGAAGAAGTGGACAAAATGAAATGGTCTGTTAAATGGGGTGCTGATACTGTAATGGATCTTTCTACAGGTAAAAATATTAAAGAAACTAGAGAGTGGATATTAAGAAATTCTCCAGTTCCTATTGGTACAGTCCCAATTTATCAAGCCTTAGAAAAAGTTGATGGACAGGTGGAAAAGTTAAATATTGATATATTTATGGAAACCTTAGTTGAACAAGCTGAACAAGGTGTAGATTATTTTACTATTCATGCTGGTGTTTTACTTAGATATATTCCTTTAACAGCAAAACGATTAACAGGAATTGTTTCTCGTGGAGGTTCAATTTTAGCTAAATGGTGTTTGGCTCATCACAAGGAAAACTTTCTTTATACAGAATTTGATCGTATTTGTGAGCTAATGAAAAAATATGATATTAGCTTTTCTTTAGGTGATGGCTTGCGCCCAGGCTCAATTGCTGATGCTAATGATGCTGCTCAATTTGCTGAACTTGACACTCTAGGCGAACTTACAAAAATTGCTTGGAAACACGATGTTCAAGTAATGATTGAAGGCCCAGGACACGTTCCCTTACACTTAATTAAAGAAAATGTTGATCGTCAAATGGAAGTTTGTCATGAAGCTCCATTCTATACCCTAGGGCCTTTAGTTACTGACATTGCCCCAGGCTATGATCATATTACTTCTGCAATTGGCGCGGCAATGATTGGTTGGTATGGGACGGCAATGCTTTGTTATGTAACTCCAAAAGAACATCTAGGTTTACCTAATAAAGAAGATGTTAAACAAGGTGTAATCGCTTATAAAATTGCTGCTCATGCTGCTGATTTAGCTAAAAACCATCCTGGAGCTAAAGAGCGAGACAACGCACTTTCTAAAGCTAGATTTGAATTTCGTTGGCGAGATCAATTTAATTTATCCCTTGATCCAGAAACGGCACTTGCTTATCACGATGAGACTTTGCCGGCTGAAGGTGCTAAAGAGGCGCATTTCTGCTCAATGTGCGGGCCAAAATTCTGCTCTATGAAAATTACCCAAGATGTCCGTGACTATGCTGCTCAAGTTGGAGTAAATGAAGAGGAAGCCTTAAATGTTGGTATGAAAGAAAAAGCTCAAGAATTTGTCGCGCTTACTCGTGGTGGTAGTAAATAA
- a CDS encoding glucose-1-phosphate thymidylyltransferase, giving the protein MKALVLSGGKGTRLRPLTHTLPKQLLPVAAKPILYFVMDQIKEAGISEVGVIIAPETGDMIRESLQENPWQHKFTFIMQDKPAGLAHAVRIAQDFLGNSSFLMYLGDNLIGDSVKGFVDTFVKEDLDAIILLKKVPDPRAFGVAVVDDSGRVLRLIEKPKKPPSDLALVGVYLFNPTIHKIIEDLKPSARGELEITDAIQNLVTAEGKVKAHFLEKWWLDTGKKDDIIEANRMVLDEFTERDIRGSVDNNSNIAGRVFIDSSSIVENSVIRGPSKICKNVVIRNAYVGPYTSISDGCHIENSAVECSVILEDSKIIAVEHLDESLIGKQSIVTKHKGIKKSLRLMVGDDAIVELP; this is encoded by the coding sequence ATGAAAGCACTAGTTCTTTCTGGGGGTAAGGGTACTCGCTTACGTCCATTAACCCATACATTACCCAAACAATTACTTCCAGTTGCAGCAAAACCTATTCTTTATTTTGTTATGGATCAAATCAAAGAAGCTGGTATTTCTGAAGTTGGCGTAATTATCGCACCTGAAACTGGGGATATGATCCGCGAATCTTTACAAGAAAATCCTTGGCAACATAAATTTACTTTTATTATGCAAGATAAACCTGCTGGACTTGCTCATGCAGTAAGAATTGCTCAAGATTTTCTTGGCAATAGCTCTTTTTTAATGTACTTAGGAGATAATTTAATTGGAGATTCTGTTAAAGGCTTTGTAGATACTTTTGTTAAAGAAGACCTGGACGCAATTATTTTACTTAAGAAAGTTCCAGATCCACGCGCTTTTGGCGTTGCTGTTGTAGATGATAGCGGTAGAGTCCTAAGATTGATTGAAAAACCTAAAAAACCGCCTTCGGACTTAGCCCTAGTTGGCGTTTATCTCTTTAACCCAACAATTCATAAAATTATTGAAGATCTAAAACCTTCTGCTCGTGGAGAGCTAGAAATTACTGATGCAATCCAAAATCTAGTTACTGCTGAAGGTAAAGTAAAAGCTCATTTTTTAGAAAAATGGTGGCTAGATACCGGTAAAAAAGATGATATCATCGAAGCTAATCGAATGGTTTTAGATGAATTTACTGAGCGAGATATTCGAGGTAGTGTAGATAATAATTCTAATATTGCTGGTCGGGTTTTTATTGATTCTAGCTCTATTGTAGAGAATAGCGTTATTCGAGGCCCTTCTAAAATTTGTAAAAATGTAGTAATTAGAAATGCTTATGTTGGCCCATACACTAGCATTAGTGATGGCTGCCATATAGAAAATTCTGCTGTAGAATGTTCCGTAATCCTAGAAGATAGCAAAATTATTGCTGTTGAACATTTAGACGAGTCTTTAATTGGTAAACAATCTATAGTTACTAAACATAAGGGAATAAAAAAGTCTTTACGCTTAATGGTAGGAGATGATGCTATTGTAGAATTACCTTAA
- the rfbC gene encoding dTDP-4-dehydrorhamnose 3,5-epimerase: MAFTLTKMAIPEVLLLIPKIYPDSRGFFLESYNKKEFAELGILIDFVQDNFSRSFKGVLRGLHYQADPMAQGKLVRCVRGEIFDVAVDIRKGSPSYGKWVSANLSEENQHQFYVPPGFAHGFCVLSDIADVIYKATNFYAPSLDRGVLWSDKTINIDWPVDSPILSEKDNNLPNLADALDQFTY, translated from the coding sequence ATGGCTTTTACTCTAACAAAAATGGCAATCCCAGAAGTGTTGCTTTTAATTCCAAAGATCTATCCTGACAGCCGAGGTTTTTTCCTAGAAAGCTATAACAAAAAAGAATTTGCTGAATTAGGAATTTTGATAGATTTTGTCCAAGATAATTTTTCTCGCTCCTTCAAAGGTGTTTTACGAGGTCTTCATTACCAAGCTGACCCAATGGCACAAGGAAAGCTAGTTCGCTGTGTAAGAGGTGAAATCTTTGATGTTGCCGTAGATATTCGTAAGGGTTCGCCTAGTTATGGTAAATGGGTTAGTGCAAATCTTTCAGAAGAAAATCAACATCAATTTTATGTTCCACCAGGTTTTGCACATGGGTTTTGTGTCCTAAGTGATATAGCTGATGTTATTTATAAAGCAACTAACTTTTATGCTCCTAGTTTAGACAGGGGAGTTCTTTGGTCTGATAAAACTATTAATATTGATTGGCCTGTAGACAGTCCAATTTTATCTGAAAAAGACAATAACTTACCAAATTTAGCTGATGCTCTTGATCAGTTCACTTATTAG
- a CDS encoding anion permease, which yields MSDHLQEEIKETISSAEERFETLRKFAGWIIAPIVFFILWFLPLPSLSPVAHKLAALMGLVGTLWITEALPLAVTGLLAPTLVILLGIAPAKEAFNAFADPIMFLFLGAFITTKAICIHGLDRRFAYLVLSNPLIAERPSRILFAYGGVCCLISMWISNTATAAMMFPIGLAIIRTLQNLKGDLVGKAYPCAIMLICAFGASIGGLSYSCWHTNKFNRFRVY from the coding sequence ATGTCAGATCACTTACAAGAAGAAATAAAAGAAACCATTAGTTCAGCCGAAGAACGCTTTGAAACGCTACGAAAATTTGCAGGTTGGATTATTGCTCCAATAGTTTTTTTTATTTTATGGTTTCTTCCTTTACCTTCACTTAGTCCAGTAGCCCATAAACTAGCAGCTTTAATGGGTCTTGTAGGTACTTTATGGATTACTGAAGCCTTGCCTTTAGCCGTAACAGGGTTGCTTGCCCCAACCTTGGTTATTTTGTTAGGAATTGCACCAGCCAAGGAAGCTTTTAATGCTTTTGCTGACCCAATAATGTTTTTATTTTTGGGTGCTTTTATTACAACTAAAGCAATATGTATTCATGGTTTAGATCGTCGTTTTGCTTATCTTGTTTTGTCAAACCCTTTAATTGCTGAACGTCCTAGCCGAATTTTATTTGCTTATGGTGGAGTTTGTTGCCTAATTTCAATGTGGATTTCTAACACTGCTACGGCTGCAATGATGTTTCCTATTGGACTAGCAATTATTCGTACATTACAAAACCTTAAAGGTGATCTTGTAGGTAAGGCTTACCCATGCGCTATTATGCTAATTTGCGCTTTTGGTGCTTCTATTGGTGGGCTTAGCTACTCCTGTTGGCACACCAACAAATTTAATAGGTTTAGGGTTTATTGA
- a CDS encoding anion permease, giving the protein MGLATPVGTPTNLIGLGFIEKQLLRRISFFEWMTFAVPIVIVMYLLLFFYLNFLCPTPVKKLEGVREKFLAEKNKLGKLTRGEFNVIIAFSVTVLLWIMPGILSLTIGDGHSFTKTFIAHVPESVAALTGACLLFLLPINWKKQEFTINVKQALEIDWAVMALYGGGILLGQLAFSTKLAESIGTYLSSFIPSSGSGLIASVSIVAILVSELTSNVSSANMVVPVVIAIAGANGFQAAIAASMASSLGFMLPISTPTNAIVYSSGYISITNMVKYGVLLDILGFLVIVIGSKLLIPN; this is encoded by the coding sequence GTGGGCTTAGCTACTCCTGTTGGCACACCAACAAATTTAATAGGTTTAGGGTTTATTGAAAAACAATTGCTAAGACGAATTTCTTTTTTTGAATGGATGACATTTGCTGTTCCAATAGTAATTGTCATGTATTTGCTACTGTTTTTTTACTTAAACTTTCTTTGTCCAACTCCAGTAAAAAAACTTGAAGGTGTTAGAGAAAAATTTTTAGCTGAAAAAAATAAATTAGGCAAACTTACTAGAGGCGAGTTTAACGTAATAATTGCTTTTTCGGTTACTGTGCTGCTTTGGATTATGCCAGGAATACTTTCTTTAACTATTGGAGATGGACATAGCTTTACAAAAACTTTTATAGCACATGTTCCTGAAAGCGTTGCTGCACTTACTGGTGCTTGTCTTCTTTTTTTGCTTCCCATAAATTGGAAAAAACAAGAATTTACCATCAATGTTAAACAAGCTTTAGAAATTGATTGGGCAGTAATGGCACTTTACGGGGGAGGGATACTTTTAGGACAACTAGCTTTTTCCACTAAATTGGCTGAATCTATTGGAACATATTTAAGTAGTTTTATACCAAGTTCAGGTTCAGGGTTAATTGCTAGCGTCTCAATAGTGGCGATTTTAGTTTCTGAGCTAACTTCTAATGTTTCTTCTGCTAATATGGTTGTTCCTGTAGTAATTGCTATTGCTGGTGCTAATGGATTTCAAGCCGCAATAGCCGCTTCTATGGCCTCTTCCTTGGGTTTTATGCTACCTATTTCTACCCCAACAAATGCAATAGTTTATAGTTCAGGTTATATTTCTATAACAAATATGGTGAAATATGGCGTTTTGCTAGATATTCTAGGCTTTCTTGTAATTGTGATAGGTAGTAAGCTACTTATTCCTAATTAA
- a CDS encoding cysteine desulfurase codes for MKSIYLDYNATSPLDPEVLEVMLPYLTENFANSLSFHSFGQRAAQGLNQARNEVAALINCQPSEIIFTGGGTESNNSIIRGVAKSRASLGNHIITSQIEHPSIIKCCQELALLGFETTFLPVNHFGQIDINELEKAITPKTILISIMHANNEVGTVQPIAEIGRLARQKNIYFHTDTAQSISKLPVDVQAMNIDLLTIAAHKFYGPKGVGALFVREGVEVAPYMLGAGHENGRRAGTVNVAGAVGLGKACQIAKNSSTIASVKEKRDKFHQLIIESLKNIKLNGHPTERLPNTLNLSFPGQDGQKLLLATEIAASLGAACHTSSRQPSAVLSAMGVSAEDSLGAIRFSFGKFTSMEDVIEAAERIINACKS; via the coding sequence ATGAAAAGTATTTATCTTGACTACAATGCTACTTCTCCGCTTGATCCAGAAGTTTTGGAAGTAATGCTTCCATACTTAACAGAAAATTTTGCTAACTCACTTAGTTTTCATAGCTTTGGACAACGTGCTGCACAAGGGTTAAATCAAGCTCGAAATGAAGTTGCAGCTTTAATTAATTGTCAGCCAAGCGAAATAATTTTTACTGGTGGAGGAACAGAAAGCAATAATTCAATAATTCGAGGTGTTGCAAAATCTCGTGCTAGCCTAGGTAATCATATTATTACTAGCCAAATTGAACATCCTTCTATCATTAAATGTTGTCAAGAATTAGCTTTGTTAGGATTTGAAACAACTTTTCTACCTGTTAATCATTTTGGTCAAATTGATATTAATGAGCTAGAAAAAGCCATTACTCCAAAAACAATTTTAATTAGCATAATGCACGCTAATAATGAAGTAGGGACAGTCCAACCTATTGCAGAGATTGGACGTTTAGCACGTCAAAAAAACATTTATTTTCATACAGATACAGCACAATCAATTAGTAAGCTACCAGTAGATGTGCAAGCAATGAATATTGACTTACTGACTATAGCAGCACATAAGTTTTATGGGCCAAAAGGCGTTGGGGCTTTATTTGTACGGGAGGGCGTAGAAGTTGCACCGTATATGCTAGGTGCTGGTCATGAAAATGGACGACGTGCAGGAACAGTTAATGTTGCTGGTGCTGTTGGGCTGGGTAAAGCTTGTCAAATAGCAAAAAACAGCAGCACAATTGCTAGTGTAAAAGAAAAACGAGATAAATTTCATCAGTTAATTATTGAATCACTAAAAAATATTAAATTAAATGGTCATCCTACAGAGCGATTACCAAATACACTTAATTTAAGTTTTCCTGGGCAAGATGGACAAAAGCTTTTACTAGCAACTGAAATAGCAGCCTCACTTGGGGCCGCTTGTCATACTAGTTCAAGGCAGCCTTCAGCCGTGCTAAGTGCAATGGGCGTTAGTGCAGAAGACTCGCTTGGAGCAATTCGCTTTAGTTTTGGTAAATTTACTAGTATGGAAGATGTAATTGAAGCCGCAGAGCGAATAATTAATGCTTGTAAAAGCTAA
- a CDS encoding dihydroorotate dehydrogenase: MSDLEKLQPSTNTNSLNRLEIEIAGIKFQNPVLTASGTFGYGLDFADLIDLNRLGGFCSKGLSPKPMKGNPPPRIVETHGGMLNAIGLQNIGAKAFVTDTLPQLKKYNTKVIANVFGYSLEEYIEAIEILNDGDGISAYELNISCPNVKQGGIVIGNSPDAAAEVTTAVKQVAKRPVIVKLSPNVTSIKELALAVEGAGADALSLINTLVGMSIDVYSRRPRIANVTGGLSGPAVKPVAVRMVYEVAQVVKIPIIGIGGIANWMDAVEFFIAGACAIQIGTANYYDPCVSIKIIDGLLSYCESQKLSHISEIFNSLKK, translated from the coding sequence GTGAGTGATTTAGAAAAACTTCAACCTTCTACTAATACAAATTCCCTAAACAGGCTAGAAATAGAAATTGCTGGTATTAAGTTTCAAAACCCTGTTTTAACTGCTAGTGGGACGTTTGGTTATGGGTTAGATTTTGCTGATTTAATAGACTTAAACCGTTTAGGCGGTTTTTGTAGCAAAGGACTTTCGCCTAAACCAATGAAAGGAAATCCTCCTCCACGTATTGTAGAAACTCATGGAGGAATGCTTAATGCTATTGGACTGCAAAACATTGGTGCTAAAGCATTTGTAACTGATACGCTGCCACAATTAAAAAAATATAACACCAAAGTAATTGCTAATGTTTTTGGTTATTCTTTAGAAGAATATATTGAAGCAATAGAAATACTTAATGATGGTGATGGAATTTCAGCTTATGAATTAAATATTTCCTGCCCAAATGTTAAACAAGGCGGAATTGTAATCGGTAATTCTCCAGATGCAGCAGCAGAAGTTACAACGGCTGTAAAACAAGTAGCAAAACGTCCAGTTATTGTAAAGCTTTCTCCTAATGTAACTAGTATTAAGGAATTAGCTTTAGCCGTAGAAGGAGCAGGTGCAGACGCTCTTTCCTTAATAAATACTTTGGTAGGAATGTCAATAGATGTTTATAGCCGTCGTCCACGAATTGCTAATGTTACAGGCGGTCTTTCCGGGCCAGCAGTAAAACCTGTTGCAGTTAGAATGGTTTATGAAGTGGCTCAAGTCGTTAAAATACCAATCATTGGTATAGGAGGAATTGCTAATTGGATGGATGCAGTAGAATTTTTTATTGCTGGAGCTTGTGCAATACAAATTGGAACAGCTAACTATTATGATCCTTGTGTATCAATAAAAATCATAGATGGGCTTCTTTCATACTGTGAAAGCCAAAAACTTTCTCATATCTCCGAAATTTTTAACTCATTAAAAAAATAA
- a CDS encoding dihydroorotate dehydrogenase electron transfer subunit, with protein MKETIARVKEIKHFGRSYCQIKLVIDKELKIEPGQFAMLKPVGAFEPLLRRAMAFYQVSTIKNQTFVDFIFNILGRGTQVLAQMHVGDKVEFLGPLGKNFSVLPAKTIQNAIIVAGGVGTPAVLMLAQELCKEKIETTIFLGARSEADLVGMEDFSQLPAKLFIATDDGSVGDKGFVTNSLENFLKQTLEQNKPFNSVIYTCGPEIMMETTAKIGLKYNLKTYASLEARMACGFGVCVGCVVEIESKQDSSYQRVCVEGPVFDASEVIW; from the coding sequence GTGAAAGAAACAATTGCTAGAGTAAAAGAAATTAAGCATTTTGGAAGGTCATATTGCCAAATAAAATTAGTCATTGATAAAGAATTAAAGATTGAACCAGGCCAATTTGCAATGCTTAAGCCTGTTGGAGCATTTGAACCACTTCTAAGACGTGCAATGGCTTTTTATCAAGTGAGTACAATAAAAAACCAAACTTTTGTAGATTTTATTTTTAATATCCTTGGTCGAGGTACACAAGTTTTAGCTCAAATGCATGTTGGCGATAAAGTAGAATTTCTTGGCCCACTTGGAAAAAATTTTTCTGTTTTGCCTGCTAAAACTATTCAAAATGCAATAATTGTTGCTGGCGGTGTAGGAACGCCCGCCGTTTTGATGTTGGCTCAAGAATTATGCAAAGAAAAAATTGAAACAACTATTTTTCTTGGTGCGCGGAGTGAAGCGGATCTAGTTGGTATGGAAGACTTTAGCCAACTACCAGCAAAACTTTTTATTGCTACTGATGATGGATCGGTTGGAGATAAAGGTTTTGTAACAAATTCGTTAGAAAATTTCTTAAAACAAACTTTAGAACAAAACAAACCTTTTAACTCTGTAATTTATACTTGTGGGCCAGAGATTATGATGGAAACAACAGCAAAAATTGGCCTTAAATATAACTTAAAAACCTATGCTTCCTTAGAAGCTCGTATGGCCTGCGGTTTTGGTGTTTGTGTCGGTTGTGTTGTTGAAATTGAGTCAAAGCAAGACTCTAGCTATCAACGTGTTTGCGTTGAAGGGCCAGTTTTTGACGCTAGCGAGGTGATTTGGTGA
- a CDS encoding adenylyltransferase/cytidyltransferase family protein: protein MINNYLNKILSINVLEEKILKARVEAKTIVFANGCFDLLHVGHVRYLYGAKALGDLLVVAINSDRIVQQLKGSNRPITSENERAEIIAALSCVDYVTIFDTPTVTELLLLLKPDIHAKGTDYTIETVPEREIVKSYGGRVAIVGDPKDHSTSSILEQII from the coding sequence ATGATAAATAACTACTTAAATAAAATACTATCAATAAATGTCTTAGAAGAAAAAATCTTAAAAGCGCGTGTAGAAGCAAAAACAATAGTTTTTGCTAATGGTTGTTTTGACCTTTTGCATGTAGGCCATGTTCGTTATTTATATGGAGCTAAAGCTCTAGGAGATTTATTAGTAGTAGCAATTAATAGTGATAGAATCGTCCAGCAACTTAAAGGAAGTAATAGACCTATAACATCTGAAAATGAGCGTGCAGAGATCATAGCAGCACTTTCTTGTGTTGATTATGTAACAATTTTTGATACTCCAACAGTTACAGAGCTACTATTATTACTTAAGCCGGATATTCATGCTAAAGGAACAGATTACACAATTGAAACTGTCCCAGAACGTGAAATTGTTAAAAGTTATGGTGGTAGAGTTGCTATTGTGGGCGATCCAAAAGATCATTCAACTTCTTCTATTCTTGAACAAATAATTTAA
- a CDS encoding thioesterase yields MSTNTKWFSCYKPKPKAKLRLFCFPYAGGGSSIFRTWSDDLPDWLEVCPIQLPARENRILEKPFYQMADLVPSVAQAIKPYLDLPFALFGHSMGAWIAFELAHHLEKNFNLLTKHLFISARFSPQTIDNKGLHILSDADFREKLKMYGGTPKAVLESDELMQLLIPILKADFSICETYVYKQNDPLTCPISVFGATKDHLVDADSLVEWEKETSNNFRIEMFAGDHFFLRNYQKELLTSITKDLEMLNL; encoded by the coding sequence ATGAGTACCAATACAAAATGGTTTAGTTGCTATAAACCAAAACCCAAAGCCAAACTAAGATTATTTTGTTTTCCTTATGCAGGGGGTGGAAGCAGTATTTTCCGCACTTGGTCAGATGATTTACCTGATTGGTTAGAAGTTTGTCCCATCCAACTTCCAGCAAGAGAGAACCGTATTTTAGAAAAACCTTTCTATCAAATGGCTGATTTAGTCCCATCTGTTGCACAAGCAATAAAGCCTTATTTAGACCTACCTTTTGCTCTTTTTGGTCATAGTATGGGAGCATGGATAGCTTTTGAACTAGCACATCATTTAGAGAAAAATTTTAATTTATTAACTAAACATCTTTTTATTTCTGCTCGCTTTTCTCCTCAAACTATTGATAATAAAGGCTTACATATATTATCTGATGCAGATTTTAGAGAAAAGTTAAAAATGTATGGTGGGACACCTAAAGCAGTTTTAGAAAGTGATGAACTAATGCAATTACTAATACCCATCTTAAAAGCAGATTTTTCTATTTGTGAAACTTATGTTTATAAACAAAACGACCCTTTAACTTGCCCTATATCAGTCTTTGGCGCAACAAAAGATCATCTTGTTGATGCTGATAGTTTAGTGGAATGGGAAAAAGAAACCTCAAATAATTTTAGAATAGAAATGTTTGCAGGAGATCATTTCTTTTTACGTAACTATCAAAAAGAATTATTAACATCAATTACAAAAGACTTAGAAATGTTAAACCTATGA